Proteins co-encoded in one Medicago truncatula cultivar Jemalong A17 chromosome 8, MtrunA17r5.0-ANR, whole genome shotgun sequence genomic window:
- the LOC11427445 gene encoding cytochrome P450 71AU50-like, giving the protein MILICISIFLVSLAFLLLWGNKTKAKKLPPGPKGLPILGSLLKLGANPHRDLHQLSQKYGPIMHLRLGLIPTIVVSSPQAAELFLKTHDLVFASRPPHLAAKIISWDQRNLSFGEYGSYWRNMRKMCTLELLSHAKINSFKTMREQELDLLIMFLKANDGTKVDLSAKVSTLAADMSCRMVLGKKYIDKDLDEKGFKAVMQEGMHLAATPNIGDYIPYVGSLDLQGLTRRMKAIGKIFDDFFEKIIDEHIQSDYKDDKNKDFVDVMLGFLGTQESEYRIERPNIKAILLDMLAGSMDTSATAIEWAISELIKNPIVMKKVQNELETVVGMKRKVEESDLEKLEYLDMAIKESLRLHPVAPLLIPHQSLEDCMVEDFFIPKKARVIVNSWSVMRDPNAWTDPEMFWPERFEESNIDVRGRDFQLIPFGSGRRGCPGLQLGLTVIRLVVAQLVHCFDWKLPNHMLPSDLDMTEEFGLTMPRANHLTAIPTYRLSG; this is encoded by the exons atgattttgatttgtatATCAATTTTTCTAGTTTCTCTTGCCTTTCTACTGCTATGGGGAAACAAGACCAAAGCAAAGAAATTACCACCAGGTCCAAAAGGATTACCAATTTTAGGCAGCCTTCTAAAATTAGGTGCAAACCCTCATCGTGATCTTCACCAACTATCCCAAAAATATGGACCAATCATGCACTTACGCTTAGGTTTAATACCAACCATAGTTGTTTCATCACCTCAAGCAGCTGAACTTTTCCTCAAAACTCATGATCTTGTCTTTGCAAGTAGACCACCTCATTTGGCAGCAAAAATAATCTCTTGGGACCAGAGGAACTTGAGTTTTGGTGAATATGGTTCTTATTGGCGAAATATGAGAAAAATGTGCACTTTAGAATTGTTGAGCCatgcaaaaataaattcatttaaaaCCATGAGGGAACAAGAACTTGACCTATTGATAATGTTTCTAAAAGCTAATGACGGAACAAAGGTTGATTTAAGTGCTAAAGTTTCTACACTCGCGGCTGATATGAGTTGTAGAATGGTTTTAGGGAAAAAGTATATAGATAAGGATTTGGATGAGAAAGGGTTTAAGGCTGTTATGCAAGAGGGAATGCATTTAGCAGCTACTCCTAATATTGGTGATTATATTCCTTATGTTGGATCGCTTGATTTACAAGGACTAACTAGGCGGATGAAGGCAATTGGAAAAatctttgatgatttttttgagaaaattattgaCGAGCATATCCAATCAGATTACAAAGATGATAAGAATAAGGATTTTGTGGATGTTATGTTGGGATTTCTTGGTACTCAAGAATCTGAATACCGTATTGAACGACCCAATATCAAAGCTATTCTACTG GATATGCTAGCAGGTTCAATGGATACTTCTGCAACAGCAATTGAGTGGGCAATTTCAGAACTAATAAAGAATCCAATTGTAatgaaaaaagttcaaaacgaGTTGGAAACTGTGGTGGGTATGAAGAGAAAAGTGGAAGAATCAGATTTGGAAAAGTTGGAGTATTTGGATATGGCTATAAAAGAAAGCCTTAGGCTCCATCCAGTGGCACCCTTATTAATACcacatcaatccttggaagatTGCATGGTTGAAGATTTTTTCATACCTAAAAAAGCAAGGGTCATTGTGAATTCATGGTCAGTTATGAGAGACCCAAATGCTTGGACTGATCCAGAAATGTTTTGGCCAGAGAGATTTGAAGAAAGCAATATAGATGTTAGAGGACGTGATTTTCAGCTCATACCATTTGGGTCTGGTAGAAGGGGTTGTCCTGGATTGCAATTAGGCCTAACTGTGATTCGTTTGGTGGTGGCTCAACTTGTGCATTGCTTTGATTGGAAATTGCCTAATCATATGTTACCAAGTGATTTGGATATGACAGAGGAGTTTGGACTTACTATGCCTAGGGCAAATCATTTAACTGCCATTCCCACTTATCGCCTTTCTGGTTGA
- the LOC11436174 gene encoding putative F-box/LRR-repeat protein 9 → MMSSSPNPAKKPKLEIITTNPNWLELPKDLTSNILKRLGAVEILTNARNVCPYWWNICKDPFMWREIQMGTFHLYFQYANADAPDLDYLVKLCQYAVDLSSGHLEKIDIYRFGSDHLLQYIADRASNLRHIQLASCMRVSDEGWCEAAKKFPLLEEIDISHGFQTKISLEVIGQNCPLLKSLVYNGMSYGGRSKCDEAFIIAKTMPGLRHLDIHKNPLTDDGLLAILDGCPLLESLNIAGCYNLDFDGSLWERLHNHIKDLHLREYYPGPYYHSFEPVCVYADSSGISYYEIVEKFVDPEFKDEDSDA, encoded by the exons ATGATGTCTTCTTCTCCGAATCCGGCGAAGAAACCGAAACTTGAGATCATCACAACAAACCCTAATTGGCTTGAACTTCCCAAAGACTTAACATCAAACATTCTCAAAAGGCTCGGTGCTGTTGAAATTCTTACAAATGCACGCAATGTGTGTCCGTATTGGTGGAACATTTGCAAAGATCCTTTCATGTGGCGTGAAATTCAAATGGGAACTTTTCATCTTTACTTTCAATATGCTAATGCTGATGCTCCTGATCTTGATTATTTGGTCAAGCTTTGTCAATATGCTGTTGATCTAAGTTCTGGtcatttagaaaaaattgatatttatagATTTGGTTCTGATCATCTTCTCCAATACATTGCTGATAG GGCAAGTAACTTAAGGCATATACAACTTGCTTCATGCATGAGAGTTTCAGATGAAGGATGGTGTGAAGCTGCAAAGAAATTTCCCCTGTTAGAGGAGATTGACATTTCACACGGCTTCCAAACTAAGATATCTCTTGAAGTTATTGgccaaaattgtcctttgttgAAATCACTAGTATATAATGGGATGTCCTATGGAGGCCGCAGCAAGTGCGATGAGGCATTTATTATTGCAAAGACAATGCCTGGGCTACGCCATCTTGATATTCACAAAAACCCTCTCACTGATGATGGGTTGCTTGCTATTCTTGATGGATGCCCTCTTCTTGAATCTCTTAACATTGCAGGATGTTATAATCTGGATTTCGATGGAAGCTTGTGGGAGAGATTGCATAATCATATCAAAGATTTGCATCTTAGGGAGTACTATCCAGGCCCTTATTATCATAGTTTTGAACCGGTGTGTGTATATGCAGATTCAAGTGGTATTTCTTATTATGAAATTGTTGAGAAGTTTGTTGATCCCGAGTTCAAGGACGAGGATTCTGATGCTTAA
- the LOC11436172 gene encoding protein ACTIVITY OF BC1 COMPLEX KINASE 8, chloroplastic translates to MASSSSLLLTELNFLAPQFTPKRRRSNSRFCILPTQIRALKEEGALVEERIVSDVKWSGNGTVVNGSNGSVRGYVNGGGNGSLVKYVNGNGVAVEVVEDFVETSKRKEVGRKKRLEEIGKEDAWFKQNGEPQVEVAVAPGGRWSRFKTYSTIQRTLEIWGFVIQFIFKSWLNRQKFSYKGGMTEEKKTLRRKTLAKWLKESILRLGPTFIKIGQQFSTRVDILPQEYVDQLSELQDQVPPFPSETAMAIVEEELGAPIAGIFDQFDYEPIAAASLGQVHRARLRGQEVVIKVQRPGLKDLFDIDLKNLRVIAEYLQKIDPKSDGAKRDWVAIYDECASVLYQEIDYTKEAANAELFASNFKNMDYVKVPSIYWDYTTPQILTMEYVPGIKINKIQALDQLGVDRKRLGRYAVESYLEQILSHGFFHADPHPGNIAVDDVNGGRLIFYDFGMMGSISQNIREGLLEAFYGVYEKSPDKVLDAMIQMGVLVPTGDMTAVRRTAQFFLNSFEERLAAQRREKEMEAAEVGFKKPLSKEEQVMKKKERLAAIGEDLLSIAADQPFRFPATFTFVVRAFSVLDGIGKGLDPRFDITEIAKPYALELLKFREAGVEVIIKDIKKRWDRQSQAFYNLFRQADRVEKLANVIERLEQGDLKLRVRALESERAFQRIATVQKTIGNAVGAGSLINLATILSLNSIRVPATIAYFFCAIFGFQVLLGIVKIKKLDERERLITGTA, encoded by the exons atggcttcttcatcttctctacTCTTAACCGAACTCAATTTTCTTGCTCCTCAATTCACACCAAAACGTCGTCGTTCTAACTCTAGATTTTGCATTCTTCCCACTCAAATTCGTGCTTTGAAGGAAGAAGGTGCATTGGTTGAAGAAAGAATAGTGAGCGATGTGAAATGGAGCGGAAATGGAACTGTTGTCAATGGTAGCAATGGTTCTGTTAGAGGTTATGTGAATGGTGGTGGAAATGGAAGCTTGGTGAAGTATGTGAATGGAAATGGTGTGGCGGTGGAAGTTGTTGAAGATTTTGTTGAAACTTCCAAAAGGAAGGAAGTTGGGAGGAAGAAGAGGTTGGAGGAGATTGGAAAAGAAGATGCGTGGTTCAAACAAAATGGCGAACCACAGGTTGAG GTGGCGGTTGCGCCTGGAGGTCGTTGGAGCAGATTCAAGACTTACTCAACGATCCAAAGAACGTTGGAAATTTGGGGGTTTGTTATTCAATTCATCTTCAAGTCTTGGCTGAATCGTCAGAAGTTCTCTTATAAAG GAGGAATGACTGAGGAAAAGAAAACCTTAAGGCGAAAAACCCTTGCCAAATGGCTTAAGGAAAGCATTCTGCGATTAGGTCCTACATTTATCAAAATTGGCCAACAATTCTCCACAAGAGTGGACATTCTTCCTCAAGAATATGTTGACCAATTGTCAGAACTTCAG GATCAAGTTCCTCCATTTCCCTCAGAGACTGCTATGGCTATTGTTGAGGAAGAGCTTGGAGCTCCTATAGCTGGCATATTTGATCAGTTTGACTATGAGCCAATAGCTGCTGCAAGTCTTG GTCAAGTTCATCGTGCAAGATTAAGGGGACAGGAGGTTGTTATCAAGGTGCAAAGGCCTGGTCTCAAGGATCTTTTCGATATTGATCTTAAAAATCTGAGG GTTATTGCAGAATATCTTCAAAAAATTGATCCTAAATCAGATGGTGCAAAGAGGGATTGGGTTGCTATTTATGATGAGTGTGCATCTGTTTTATATCAG GAGATTGATTACACTAAGGAGGCTGCTAATGCAGAACTGTTTGCAAGCAACTTTAAGAACATGGATTATGTGAAAGTCCCTTCAATTTATTGGGATTATACCACCCCACAG ATCCTAACAATGGAGTATGTTCCAgggattaaaataaacaaaatacaaGCTTTAGATCAGTTGGGTGTTGACCGGAAAAG GCTAGGGAGATATGCTGTTGAATCTTACTTAGAGCAGATTCTCTCGCATGGTTTCTTCCATGCTGATCCT CATCCTGGAAATATTGCAGTCGATGATGTCAATGGTGGAAGGTTGATCTtttatgattttggtatgatGGGAAG TATCAGTCAAAATATCAGAGAAGGTTTACTCGAAGCTTTTTATGGAGTTTATGAGAAGAGTCCAGATAAG GTCCTTGACGCAATGATTCAGATGGGAGTTCTTGTCCCAACTGGAGATATGACTGCTGTTAGACGAACAGCACAGTTCTTCCTCAATAG TTTTGAAGAACGCCTGGCTGCacaaaggagagagaaagagatggaaGCAGCTGAAGTTGGATTCAAAAAGCCATTAAGCAAGGAAGAACAAgtaatgaagaagaaagaacgTCTGGCTGCTATTG GCGAAGATTTATTGTCCATTGCAGCAGACCAGCCCTTCCGGTTTCCTGCTACATTCACATTTGTTGTTAGAGCCTTCTCGG TTTTGGATGGCATTGGAAAGGGACTTGACCCCCGTTTTGATATTACTGAGATTGCCAAACC TTATGCTCTGGAGTTGCTGAAATTCCGTGAGGCAGGAGTTGAAGTTATCATAAAG GACATCAAAAAGAGATGGGACAGACAATCTCAAGCATTTTACAACTTATTTAGACAGGCTGACAGGGTTGAAAAACTGGCTAACGTTATCGAACGTTTG GAGCAAGGTGATCTAAAGCTTAGAGTCCGAGCTTTGGAATCTGAGAGAGCATTCCAACGCATTGCAACTGTGCAGAAAACAATCGGGAAT GCAGTAGGTGCTGGGAGCTTAATAAATCTTGCAACAATTTTGTCACTCAATTCAATTAGA GTTCCTGCCACTATAGCATATTTCTTTTGTGCGATCTTTGGTTTTCAAGTTCTCTTAGGCATTGTGAAGATCAAGAAGTTAGATGAACGGGAACGGTTGATTACAGGGACTGCATAA
- the LOC11427444 gene encoding pentatricopeptide repeat-containing protein At4g39620, chloroplastic — protein sequence MSSISFSTPSSSYYPFPKIHYPPYITIPTRISCVSNPTRINRKQTTDQSETQELVRLLTRKISDKEPLLKTLNKYVKLVRTEHCFLLFEELGKHDKWLQCLEVFRWMQRQRWYIADNGVYSKLISVMGKKGQIRLAMWLFSEMRNTGCRPDTSVYNSLISAHLHSRDKSKALVKALGYFEKMKTTERCKPNIVTYNILLRAFAQARDVNQVNYLFKDLDESSVSPDIYTFNGVMDGYGKNGMIREMESVLVRMKSNQVKLDLITYNLLIDSYGKKQQFDKMEQVFKSLSRSKEKPTLPTFNSMILNYGKARLKDKAENVFQNMTDMGYTPSFVTHESLIHMYGLCGCVSNAVELFDQLIESKVPIKVSTLNAMLDVYCINGLQQEADSLFTRAKSIKIFPDATTYKLLYKAYTKANSKELLDKLLKQMDKDSVIPNKRFFLDALGAIGSSTEKSGSANAGTGSSRPQKFVKTQLET from the exons ATGTCTTCTATCTCTTTCTCCactccttcttcttcttattaccCATTTCCTAAGATTCATTACCCTCCATACATTACCATACCCACCCGAATTTCGTGCGTGTCGAACCCGACCCGTATAAATAGGAAGCAAACCACCGACCAATCCGAAACTCAAGAGCTGGTTCGTTTGCTCACTCGGAAGATAAGCGACAAAGAGCCATTACTGAAAACATTGAACAAATATGTGAAGCTTGTCAGAACCGAACATTGTTTCTTGCTCTTTGAAGAACTTGGCAAACATGATAAATGGCTTCAATGCCTTGAG GTTTTCAGATGGATGCAGAGACAACGATGGTATATTGCGGATAATGGGGTTTACTCAAAACTCATATCAGTTATGGGAAAGAAAGGGCAAATCAGGCTGGCTATGTGGCTTTTCTCAGAGATGCGGAACACTGGCTGTCGCCCGGATACTTCTGTGTATAATTCACTTATCTCTGCCCACCTTCATTCGCGAGACAAGTCAAAGGCTTTGGTCAAAGCTCTTGGATACTTTGAGAAGATGAAAACAACTGAACGGTGCAAGCCAAACATCGTTACGTACAATATTCTTCTGAGAGCTTTTGCTCAGGCTCGAGATGTGAATCAAGTGAACTATCTGTTCAAAGATCTCGATGAGAGTTCTGTTTCACCGGACATTTACACTTTCAATGGTGTCATGGATGGATATGGAAAAAATGGGATGATCCGAGAAATGGAATCGGTGCTTGTTCGAATGAAGAGTAATCAGGTTAAGCTTGACTTGATTACCTACAATTTGCTCATTGATTCATATGGGAAAAAGCAGCAATTTGATAAGATGGAACAAGTATTTAAAAGTTTATCACGCTCCAAGGAAAAACCAACACTGCCTACATTCAACTCAATGATTTTGAACTATGGGAAGGCGCGGCTAAAGGATAAAGCAGAAAATGTTTTCCAAAATATGACTGACATGGGTTATACACCGAGTTTTGTTACGCACGAGAGTCTCATCCATATGTACGGCTTATGCGGTTGTGTCTCTAACGCTGTAGAATTGTTCGATCAACTGATTGAGTCAAAAGTTCCAATAAAAGTTTCAACTCTAAATGCTATGCTTGACGTTTACTGCATAAATGGTTTGCAACAAGAAGCAGATTCACTGTTTACAAGGgcaaaaagcataaaaatattTCCGGATGCAACAACATATAAACTTCTTTATAAGGCATACACTAAAGCAAATTCCAAGGAGCTATTAGATAAATTACTAAAGCAAATGGATAAAGATAGTGTTATCCCTAATAAGAGGTTCTTCTTGGATGCTTTGGGTGCTATTGGATCTTCAACGGAAAAGTCAGGATCTGCAAATGCTGGAACTGGTTCAAGTAGACCGCAAAAGTTTGTAAAAACTCAACTGGAAACATAG
- the LOC11436173 gene encoding nuclear transcription factor Y subunit B-3, which produces MSGNKRNQTSPVGSPTSGNISDSLSSKEQDRFLPIANVSRIMKRALPANAKISKEAKETVQECVSEFISFITGEASDKCQREKRKTINGDDLLWAMTTLGFENYVGPLKVYLNNYREIEGEKSNSSATKQDDQYDHNSCSIDVNDLGGGFYAPKRFQEINGGILDYRVIGQSVVNNGNSDETEHAIGSGNKIMPPNLRYRVEW; this is translated from the coding sequence atgtcAGGTAATAAGAGAAACCAAACAAGTCCTGTAGGAAGTCCAACATCAGGAAACATCTCAGACAGTTTATCATCAAAAGAACAAGACAGGTTCCTACCAATTGCTAACGTGAGCCGTATAATGAAAAGAGCACTTCCAGCAAATGCTAAAATCTCAAAAGAAGCAAAAGAAACGGTTCAAGAATGTGTCTCTGAGTTCATTAGTTTCATTACTGGTGAAGCTTCTGATAAGTGTCagagagaaaaaaggaaaacaattaATGGTGATGATCTTCTTTGGGCTATGACAACACTTGGTTTTGAAAACTATGTTGGTCCATTGAAAGTTTATCTTAATAATTATAGGGAAATTGAAGGGGAAAAGAGTAATTCTAGTGCTACTAAACAAGATGATCAATATGATCATAattcttgttcaattgatgttaatGATCTTGGTGGTGGATTTTATGCTCCAAAGAGGTTCCAAGAGATTAATGGAGGGATTCTGGATTATAGAGTAATTGGTCAAAGTGTGGTGAATAATGGTAATAGTGATGAAACAGAACATGCAATTGGAAGTGGTAATAAAATCATGCCACCAAACCTACGTTACAGGGTTGAATGGTAG
- the LOC120575789 gene encoding cytochrome P450 71AU50-like, whose translation MVLIYIPILLVSLASLWLWGSKKKAKKLPPGPKGLPILGSLLKLGPNPHRDLHKLSQKYGPIMHLRLGLVPIIVVSSPQAAELFLKTHDLVFASRPPIEAAKIIGWDRRNLSFGEYGSYWRNMRKMCTLELLSHAKINSFKTMREQELDLLIKFLREKANDRTKVDLSTKVSTLTADMSCRMVLGKKYTDDDLDEKGFKAVMLETMHLSATPNIGD comes from the coding sequence ATGGTTTTGATTTACATACCAATTTTGCTAGTTTCTCTTGCTTCCCTATGGCTATGGGGAAGTaagaaaaaagcaaagaaaTTGCCACCAGGTCCAAAAGGATTACCAATTTTGGGTAGTCTTCTAAAACTAGGACCAAACCCTCATCGTGATCTTCACAAACTATCCCAAAAATATGGACCAATTATGCACTTACGTTTAGGTTTAGTACCAATCATAGTTGTTTCTTCACCTCAAGCAGCTGAACTTTTCCTCAAGACTCATGATCTTGTCTTTGCAAGCAGACCACCAATTGAGGCAGCAAAAATCATCGGTTGGGATCGGAGGAACTTGAGTTTTGGTGAATATGGTTCTTATTGGCGAAACATGAGAAAAATGTGCACTTTAGAATTGTTGAGCCatgcaaaaataaattcatttaaaaCCATGAGGGAACAAGAACTTGACCTATTGATAAagtttttaagagaaaaagccAATGATAGAACAAAGGTTGATTTAAGCACCAAGGTTTCTACACTCACTGCTGATATGAGTTGTAGAATGGTTTTGGGGAAAAAATATACGGATGATGATTTGGATGAGAAAGGGTTTAAGGCTGTGATGCTAGAGACAATGCATTTATCTGCAACTCCTAATATTGGTGATTAG
- the LOC11439949 gene encoding cytochrome P450 71AU50-like, with the protein MKAIRKIFDDFFDKIIDEHIQSDNKDDKTKDFVDVMLGFVGTEESEYRIERNDIKAIMLDMLGGSMDTSATAIEWAISELLKNPRVMKNVQKELETVVGMKRKVEESDLDKLKYLEMVIKESLRLHPVAPLLIPYQSLEDCMVEDLFIPKKSRVIVNAWSIMRDPNAWTDPEKFWPERFEGNNIDVKGRDFQLIPFGSGRRGCPGLQLGLTVIRLVVAQLVHCFDWKLPNHMLPSDLDMTEDFGLTMPRANNLIAIPAYRLCRDNN; encoded by the exons ATGAAGGCAATTAGAAAAatctttgatgatttttttgacaaaattattgaTGAGCATATCCAATCTGACAATAAAGATGATAAGACTAAGGATTTTGTAGATGTTATGTTGGGTTTTGTTGGTACCGAAGAATCTGAATATCGTATTGAAAGAAACGATATCAAAGCCATTATGCTG GATATGCTAGGAGGTTCAATGGATACTTCAGCAACAGCAATTGAGTGGGCAATTTCAGAACTACTAAAGAATCCAAGAGTGATGAAAAATGTTCAAAAGGAGTTGGAAACTGTGGTGGGTATGAAGAGAAAAGTGGAAGAATCAGATTTGGACAAGTTGAAGTATTTGGAAATGGTAATAAAAGAAAGTCTTAGGCTCCATCCAGTGGCACCCTTATTAATTCCATACCAATCCTTGGAAGATTGCATGGTTGAAGACTTATTCATACCTAAAAAATCAAGGGTCATTGTGAATGCATGGTCAATTATGAGAGATCCAAATGCTTGGACTGATCCAGAAAAGTTTTGGCCAGAGAGGTTTGAAGGAAACAATATAGATGTTAAAGGACGTGATTTTCAGCTCATACCATTTGGCTCAGGTAGAAGAGGTTGTCCTGGATTACAATTAGGTCTAACTGTGATTCGTTTGGTGGTGGCTCAACTTGTGCATTGCTTTGATTGGAAATTGCCTAATCATATGTTACCAAGTGATTTGGATATGACAGAGGATTTTGGTCTTACTATGCCTAGAGCCAATAATCTAATTGCCATCCCTGCTTATCGTCTTTGCAGGGACAACAATTAG